One Castanea sativa cultivar Marrone di Chiusa Pesio chromosome 4, ASM4071231v1 DNA window includes the following coding sequences:
- the LOC142631763 gene encoding mogroside I-E synthase-like, which yields MESQTQTKPQPHILVLPYPIQGHINPMLQFSKRLASKGPRVTLVATTSISESVKAIASHTINIEIISDGSTESKTFDASTDSDALFENFKVTVSQSLIKLIKTQKNSRHPPKFVVYDSGMPWALNLARELGLDGAPFFTQSGAVNAIYYHGYKGTLKWPLVEPTVSLPSMPLLEANDLPSFMADTGTYRALFSTLLNQLSNIDEANWIFCNTVYELEDEILNWMTSQWPVKTIGPTIPSIYLDKRLEDDKEYGLSLFKPEGDACMKWLDTMEAGSVIYISFGSLASLGADQMEELTLGLKNSNCHFLWVVRDSEHKKLPANFVQETTEKWLVVSWCNQLEVLAHKAIGCFMTHCGWNSTLEALSLGVPMVAMPQWTDQRTNAKFIVDVWKVGVKIKLDEKGLANKEEIELCLREIMEGESGKEMKKNSVKWKKLAIEAMVEGGSSDKNIEEFVEKL from the exons ATGGAGAGTCAAACTCAAACAAAACCTCAACCTCATATCCTAGTACTTCCATATCCTATACAAGGTCACATAAACCCAATGCTCCAGTTCTCAAAGCGCCTGGCCTCAAAGGGTCCTAGAGTCACATTAGTAGCTACCACCTCTATTAGTGAGTCAGTGAAAGCCATAGCCAGCCACACTATCAACATAGAAATCATCTCTGATGGCTCTACAGAAAGCAAAACTTTTGACGCCAGTACTGACAGTGATGCTCTCTTTGAAaacttcaaagtgacagtctctCAAAGCTTGATAAAGCtgattaaaacccaaaaaaattccaGACACCCTCCAAAGTTTGTCGTGTATGACTCAGGTATGCCGTGGGCTCTAAACTTAGCTCGGGAACTAGGCTTAGATGGTGCACCATTTTTCACTCAATCTGGTGCTGTTAATGCAATCTATTATCATGGCTATAAAGGAACACTTAAGTGGCCCTTAGTAGAGCCTACAGTATCACTTCCCTCGATGCCTTTACTAGAAGCCAATGATCTACCTTCTTTCATGGCTGATACTGGCACGTACCGAGCTTTATTTAGCACCTTATTGAATCAATTATCGAATATTGATGAAGCAAATTGGATCTTTTGCAACACCGTCTATGAGTTGGAAGATGAG ATATTGAATTGGATGACAAGCCAATGGCCTGTGAAAACTATTGGACCGACTATTCCATCAATTTACTTAGACAAGCGGTTGGAAGATGACAAAGAGTATGGCCTTAGCTTGTTCAAGCCCGAGGGGGATGCTTGCATGAAGTGGCTAGACACGATGGAAGCTGGCTCAGTCATTTATATATCATTTGGAAGCTTGGCATCCCTTGGAGCAGACCAAATGGAGGAGCTAACATTGGGATTGAAGAATAGCAATTGCCACTTCTTATGGGTAGTTAGAGATTCAGAACACAAAAAGCTTCCAGCCAATTTTGTACAAGAAACAACAGAAAAATGGTTGGTTGTGAGTTGGTGCAATCAACTTGAAGTATTGGCTCACAAGGCCATTGGGTGCTTCATGACTCATTGTGGATGGAACTCAACGCTGGAGGCATTGAGCTTGGGGGTGCCAATGGTTGCTATGCCACAATGGACAGATCAAAGAACTAATGCAAAGTTTATTGTAGATGTGTGGAAGGTAGGGGTTAAGATTAAACTGGATGAAAAAGGCCTTGCTAACAAAGAAGAAATAGAGTTGTGTTTAAGGGAAATAATGGAAGGAGAGAGTGGGAAAGAGATGAAAAAGAATTCAGTGAAATGGAAAAAATTGGCTATAGAAGCAATGGTTGAAGGTGGAAGTTCAGATAAAAACATAGAGGAGTTTGTGGAAAAGTTATAA